A genome region from Natranaeroarchaeum sulfidigenes includes the following:
- a CDS encoding DUF5305 domain-containing protein has protein sequence MPLIDDPRAKLLIANHGRNLMIALAVVGVIALVVAAGIALTPPTTTATEQTDQQSIETTGMISAEVVDEEEWSGVSSDGSTYLIEASPVVDIEPQTSAPDGTAVTHEVTLQIEGTRDGDVFWNEEEVLITEETTVEDGDATTTTSVDVEELQERLAELQERLSGVGSVETTIHLRTEYDTGTYEGDLTTSSELEVTDRAYWFESDLTDSETRDTTRTVEETGSPNWMAVSLFSLIGLFFLTAAGTVRATNPEEMDIAAIKQEIHRRRYADWISTGSIPMWVGNNYIELDTLEDVVDVAIDTKERVVHDRRRDLFAVINGNVVYYYSKVGDWDEGAWPKLNLPEAEEPVNVAGGATSPPGEAPRDEDSGDDDSESSDSWDEDVWRNF, from the coding sequence ATGCCACTGATCGACGACCCTCGCGCGAAGCTACTGATCGCAAACCACGGGCGGAACCTGATGATCGCGCTCGCAGTCGTCGGAGTGATCGCGCTCGTCGTCGCGGCGGGCATCGCGTTGACGCCACCGACCACGACCGCGACCGAGCAGACTGACCAGCAGTCGATCGAGACGACCGGGATGATCAGTGCCGAGGTCGTCGACGAGGAGGAATGGAGTGGCGTCTCCAGTGACGGATCGACGTATCTTATCGAGGCCTCACCAGTCGTCGACATCGAACCCCAGACGTCTGCGCCGGATGGGACTGCGGTAACCCACGAGGTAACTCTGCAGATCGAGGGGACCCGTGACGGTGACGTGTTCTGGAACGAGGAGGAGGTACTCATCACCGAAGAGACGACTGTCGAGGACGGCGACGCGACCACGACTACCTCGGTCGACGTCGAGGAACTGCAGGAACGACTCGCCGAACTGCAGGAACGACTCTCCGGAGTGGGGAGCGTCGAAACGACGATCCACCTGCGGACAGAGTACGATACGGGAACCTACGAGGGTGACCTTACAACGAGCAGTGAGCTGGAGGTAACCGACCGCGCCTACTGGTTCGAGTCGGACCTGACCGACTCGGAGACCCGTGATACGACGAGAACGGTCGAGGAGACCGGCTCGCCGAACTGGATGGCCGTCTCGTTGTTCAGTCTCATCGGACTGTTCTTCCTGACTGCGGCTGGAACAGTTCGGGCGACCAATCCCGAGGAGATGGATATCGCGGCGATCAAACAGGAGATCCACCGGCGTCGGTACGCCGACTGGATCTCGACGGGCTCGATCCCGATGTGGGTCGGCAACAACTATATCGAACTCGACACGCTCGAAGACGTGGTCGACGTCGCGATCGACACGAAAGAACGAGTGGTACACGACCGGCGCCGGGACCTCTTTGCGGTCATCAACGGGAACGTCGTCTACTACTACAGCAAGGTCGGCGACTGGGACGAGGGGGCCTGGCCCAAATTGAACCTTCCAGAAGCCGAGGAGCCGGTCAACGTCGCGGGCGGCGCGACGAGTCCTCCGGGCGAAGCACCCAGGGATGAGGACAGTGGGGACGACGACTCCGAGTCATCCGATAGCTGGGACGAGGACGTCTGGCGGAACTTCTAG
- a CDS encoding helix-turn-helix domain-containing protein, translated as MSLGRPTATTYTPRPLPSEIETPTAKLVYMALDADGPHTVDELSDRLNMQKLVLFETLRTLESKGIVEANGDCCTTR; from the coding sequence ATGAGCCTCGGACGCCCCACTGCGACGACGTACACGCCGAGGCCGCTTCCGAGCGAGATCGAAACGCCGACGGCCAAACTCGTCTACATGGCACTCGACGCCGACGGCCCCCACACCGTCGACGAGCTGAGCGATCGGCTGAACATGCAGAAACTGGTGCTGTTCGAGACGCTCCGAACGCTCGAATCTAAAGGAATCGTTGAAGCTAACGGCGATTGCTGCACCACCCGGTAG
- a CDS encoding DUF7501 family protein, giving the protein MSQSASTSWRDPSTCPFCDAELTDPGAGFVDHIHTSTECKSEFDTWRSNIAGDMGGEWSG; this is encoded by the coding sequence ATGAGCCAGAGCGCCTCGACATCGTGGAGGGACCCGTCAACCTGTCCGTTTTGCGACGCCGAACTCACCGACCCCGGCGCGGGGTTCGTCGACCACATTCACACGAGCACCGAGTGCAAGAGCGAGTTTGACACCTGGCGCTCGAACATTGCGGGCGATATGGGAGGTGAGTGGAGCGGATGA
- a CDS encoding CopG family ribbon-helix-helix protein: protein MRTSLNIPEDVLAEFDAVWQAEGFDSRSRAVREAIQEYVEAHSKLEEMSGSVAAVIVFDYEHEEVIRELHGIQHDYQDAINATSHVHEGEWCLETVFCRGDAARIRKLVYDLRDFDGVGRVKLLSLRNL from the coding sequence ATGCGAACGAGTCTGAACATTCCCGAAGACGTGCTCGCGGAGTTCGACGCTGTCTGGCAGGCCGAGGGGTTTGATTCACGCTCGCGGGCGGTTCGTGAGGCGATCCAGGAGTACGTCGAGGCGCACTCGAAACTGGAGGAGATGTCGGGATCGGTGGCTGCGGTGATCGTTTTCGATTACGAACACGAAGAGGTGATCCGCGAACTCCACGGAATCCAACACGACTACCAGGATGCGATCAACGCGACCAGTCACGTCCACGAAGGCGAGTGGTGTCTGGAGACTGTCTTCTGTCGGGGGGATGCTGCCCGAATTCGGAAGCTGGTCTACGATCTCCGGGATTTCGACGGTGTGGGTCGTGTCAAACTACTCTCGTTGCGCAACCTTTAG